The Fragaria vesca subsp. vesca linkage group LG2, FraVesHawaii_1.0, whole genome shotgun sequence genome includes a window with the following:
- the LOC101296929 gene encoding asparagine--tRNA ligase, cytoplasmic 2-like — translation MDSEKAMASAPATATSTTTQLIPFKYSNRVLLKTILDRSDGGLELVGERVLIGGWVKSSKEVMKQTPPPPPPAADHAPAREPEPKSDVSCVEILQSRIPFLRTIVKVLGGSSSNNTLRERIDAVLKPAPPSTAFLKISDGSCPASLQVVVESSIVPPCQLLHTGTCVTVEGVLQQSVVKGKHVVELRVEKVLHIGTVDYSEYPLSKKRVPIEKLRECFHIRARTTTVGSVMRIRSALTFGAHTFCHNHGFISVQVPILTSTDCNGFSKKYKVTGLFDKADQKEEPKAIAEIEGVNLEAIKAAAKEKSSLVEELKRTDSNKEALAAAVLDLRKTNELASQLEAREKSKLKTSQKVDNVKSSEGSSSSQTFLTVSGRLHLESYACSLGNVYSFGPRFRADKGESPKHVPEMLMFEIEMAFSQLEDVINCADEFFKFLCKWVLENCPEDMKFVTERIDKNRVDRLQSVISSSFERISYAEALNVLNKVTDKKVETNLQWGAALTEEDLSHLSDEIYKKPVIVYNYPKETKPFYVRLNDDGKTVAAFDMIVPKIGKLTSGSQNEERTHILSTRIKDLGLPREQYEWYLDLRRHGTVKHSGFSLEFDLMVLFATGLTDVRDAIPFPRSYGKAKY, via the exons ATGGACTCCGAAAAAGCCATGGCTTCTGCTCCTGCTACTGCCACTAGTACGACTACCCAATTGATCCCTTTCAAGTACTCCAATCGGGTCCTCCTGAAAACCATATTGGACCGCAGCGACGGCGGCCTGGAGCTGGTTGGTGAGAGAGTCCTCATCGGAGGGTGGGTCAAGTCCTCCAAGGAGGTCATGAAACAAACTCCTCCACCGCCTCCGCCGGCAGCTGATCATGCTCCGGCTCGTGAGCCCGAGCCCAAATCAGACGTCAGCTGTGTCGAAATCCTTCAATCCCGGATACCATTTTTGAGGACGATTGTGAAGGTCTTGGGTGGAAGCAGCTCCAATAACACTCTTCGAGAAAGGATCGATGCGGTGCTTAAGCCGGCACCTCCCTCCACGGCATTCTTGAAAATCAGTGATGGTTCTTGTCCTGCCAGTCTTCAG GTGGTTGTTGAGTCGTCTATAGTGCCGCCGTGCCAGCTATTGCATACCGGGACTTGCGTCACGGTGGAAGGTGTGCTGCAGCAATCTGTGGTGAAAGGCAAACATGTTGTGGAGCTGAGAGTGGAGAAAGTACTTCATATTGGAACAGTTGATTACAGCGAGTATCCATTGTCAAAGAAGAGAGTGCCAATTGAGAAGTTGAGGGAATGCTTCCACATTCGCGCTCGGACTACCACG GTGGGATCTGTTATGCGTATCAGAAGTGCCCTGACTTTTGGGGCTCATACATTTTGTCACAACCATGGTTTTATTTCTGTGCAAGTGCCCATTTTAACTTCAACAGACTGCAACGGTTTCAGCAAAAAGTACAAGGTCACTGGTCTGTTTGACAAGGCAGATCAAAAGGAGGAGCCTAAAGCCATTGCTGAAATTGAAGGTGTTAATCTCGAAGCTATCAAAGCTGCTGCAAAAGAGAAGAGTAGCTTAGTAGAGGAACTCAAGAGGACTGATAGCAATAAGGAAGCACTGGCAGCTGCAGTACTGGATTTGAGGAAGACAAACGAATTAGCATCACAGTTGGAAGCAAGAGAAAAATCGAAACTGAAAACTTCTCAAAAGGTTGACAATGTTAAGTCTTCTGAAGGTTCCTCCTCCTCCCAAACTTTCCTTACTGTTTCAGGACGTCTGCATCTGGAGAGCTATGCATGTTCTCTTGGAAATGTTTACTCCTTCGGTCCCAGATTTCGAGCAGATAAAGGAGAGTCCCCTAAACATGTGCCGGAAATGTTGATGTTTGAAATTGAAATGGCTTTTTCACAACTTGAG GATGTAATTAATTGTGCAGATGAATTTTTCAAGTTCCTCTGCAAATGGGTTCTGGAAAATTGTCCGGAGGATATGAAATTTGTCACTGAACGAATAGACAAGAACAGGGTTGATCGTCTTCAATCAGTGATTTCAAGTTCATTTGAAAGAATTTCCTATGCTGAAGCATTAAATGTTTTAAACAAG GTTACGGATAAGAAAGTTGAAACAAACTTACAGTGGGGTGCTGCACTAACTGAAGAAGATTTAAG TCATTTGTCTGATGAGATCTACAAGAAGCCTGTAATTGTATACAACTATCCTAAAGAAACCAAGCCATTCTATGTACGGCTGAATGATGATGGAAAAACAGTTGCAGCGTTTGATATGATTGTACCGAAG ATTGGGAAGTTAACTTCTGGTAGCCAAAATGAGGAGCGCACCCATATACTAAGTACAAG GATTAAGGATTTGGGGTTGCCAAGAGAGCAGTATGAATGGTACTTGGATCTTCGCAGGCATGGAACTGTTAAGCACTCTGGTTTCAGTCTTGAATTTGATCTTATGGTTCTCTTTGCAACTGGTCTTACTGATGTAAGAGATGCTATCCCCTTTCCAAGAAGTTATGGCAAAGCAAAGTACTAG
- the LOC101300868 gene encoding cysteine-rich repeat secretory protein 55-like isoform 2, with the protein MLYWLSWFPKLPQLAFLLPPMAKAKLKSMAWLNVEVMLWEAKTAPVVFKTLRKKSGSVVQTKQLQRFGALVDDIKAQAVVPKNLGFGKGETKLSPLSTLYAFGQCTRDLAKQDCTQCLAIAVGNYETICGNRRGCRVLYGSCYVRYELYPIFYPVGANSTMNVVADETIMTLLNP; encoded by the exons ATGCTTTACTGGCTCAGTTGGTTTCCAAAACTCCCTCAACTGGCTTTTCTGCTACCTCCTATGGCAAAGGCCAAGCTCAAGTCTATGGCTTGGCTCAATGTAGAGGTGATGTTGTGGGAAGCAAAGACTGCTCCAGTTGTATTCAAGACGCTGCGAAAGAAATCCGGCAGCGTTGTCCAGACCAAGCAGCTGCAACGATTTG GAGCTCTGGTCGATGATATTAAAGCACAAGCTGTGGTGCCAAAGAATTTAGGATTTGGGAAAGGTGAGACCAAGCTGTCACCATTGTCGACACTCTATGCGTTTGGGCAATGTACAAGGGACTTAGCTAAACAAGATTGTACTCAGTGCTTGGCCATTGCAGTGGGGAACTACGAAACCATTTGTGGCAATCGAAGGGGATGCCGAGTTCTGTATGGTAGTTGCTATGTCAGATATGAGCTCTATCCAATTTTCTACCCTGTTGGTGCCAATAGTACTATGAATGTTGTGGCTGATGAAACTATAATGACTCTACTTAATCCATAG
- the LOC101300868 gene encoding cysteine-rich repeat secretory protein 55-like isoform 1, protein MKIMRHTSILILLVLSICSIEAADPMADFCNNDSKISKSSTISANIDALLAQLVSKTPSTGFSATSYGKGQAQVYGLAQCRGDVVGSKDCSSCIQDAAKEIRQRCPDQAAATIWYDFCFLKYSNKSFTGEVDTSYGIIFYNVQNVTDPEKFVKKLGALVDDIKAQAVVPKNLGFGKGETKLSPLSTLYAFGQCTRDLAKQDCTQCLAIAVGNYETICGNRRGCRVLYGSCYVRYELYPIFYPVGANSTMNVVADETIMTLLNP, encoded by the coding sequence ATGAAAATTATGAGGCATACTAGTATTCTTATCCTACTAGTTCTAAGCATTTGCAGCATAGAAGCTGCAGATCCCATGGCAGATTTCTGCAACAATGACTCTAAAATAAGTAAGAGTAGTACAATCTCAGCAAATATTGATGCTTTACTGGCTCAGTTGGTTTCCAAAACTCCCTCAACTGGCTTTTCTGCTACCTCCTATGGCAAAGGCCAAGCTCAAGTCTATGGCTTGGCTCAATGTAGAGGTGATGTTGTGGGAAGCAAAGACTGCTCCAGTTGTATTCAAGACGCTGCGAAAGAAATCCGGCAGCGTTGTCCAGACCAAGCAGCTGCAACGATTTGGTACGACTTTTGCTTCTTGAAGTATAGCAACAAGAGTTTCACTGGAGAAGTAGATACGTCTTATGGCATAATCTTCTATAATGTTCAGAATGTGACTGACCCTGAGAAGTTTGTCAAAAAACTAGGAGCTCTGGTCGATGATATTAAAGCACAAGCTGTGGTGCCAAAGAATTTAGGATTTGGGAAAGGTGAGACCAAGCTGTCACCATTGTCGACACTCTATGCGTTTGGGCAATGTACAAGGGACTTAGCTAAACAAGATTGTACTCAGTGCTTGGCCATTGCAGTGGGGAACTACGAAACCATTTGTGGCAATCGAAGGGGATGCCGAGTTCTGTATGGTAGTTGCTATGTCAGATATGAGCTCTATCCAATTTTCTACCCTGTTGGTGCCAATAGTACTATGAATGTTGTGGCTGATGAAACTATAATGACTCTACTTAATCCATAG